From a region of the Leishmania major strain Friedlin complete genome, chromosome 4 genome:
- a CDS encoding DNA topoisomerase type IB small subunit: MQPAQSPPVAPPSVPAAAPKKTPIDISALKLKMSPSVRATLAAAGVLGQCPRPIEAADEDALLKLKPMKAMAPPVKKAVAPVATTAPPPKVRRVESSSSSSSGSSSSSSDDDSSRDDSSDSDSSSYSSDDRSSSSAESVVSGEATLFHIAQSQGLVNKEILTQEEEEVPTLVPPRPPVVRSFPNDIGKALERYRERLNREENIIRIKDDNKAVSLGTSKINYIDPRIICSWAKAQDVPINKIFSATIQKKFPWAMNAENFDF; the protein is encoded by the coding sequence ATGCAGCCTGCTCAAAGTCCTCCAGTAGCCCCGCCGTCGGTaccggccgcggcgccaaAGAAGACCCCAATTGATATATCTGCGCTGAAGCTCAAGATGTCGCCCAGCGTTCGAGCAAccctggctgctgctggtgtgcttGGTCAGTGCCCTCGGCCGATTGAGGCAGCTGACGAGGATGCGCTGCTTAAGCTGAAGCCGATGAAGGCAATGGCGCCCCCCGTCAAGAAAGCTGTGGCGCCGGTTGCAACGACGGCTCCGCCACCGAaggtgcgccgcgtcgaAAGCAGTTCCAGCTCGTCGTCCGGcagctcgtcctcgtcctccgaTGACGACTCCAGCAGGGACGACAGCTCCGACTCGGATTCTTCGTCCTACTCCTCCGACGatcgctcctcctcgtcagctGAGTCAGTGGTGTCAGGGGAGGCAACGCTCTTCCACATTGCCCAGTCTCAAGGCCTGGTGAACAAGGAGATCCTGACccaggaagaggaggaagtcCCCACGCTGGTGCCTCCGCGTCCTCCGGTGGTACGATCCTTCCCCAATGACATCGGCAAGGCTCTCGAGCGCTACCGGGAACGACTCAACCGCGAGGAGAACATCATCCGCATCAAGGATGATAACAAGGCTGTGTCGCTCGGCACCAGTAAAATCAACTACATCGACCCCCGCATCATCTGTTCCTGGGCAAAGGCGCAAGACGTGCCGATCAACAAGATCTTCTCCGCAACCATCCAGAAGAAGTTTCCGTGGGCCATGAACGCCGAGAACTTCGATTTTTGA
- a CDS encoding putative exosome complex exonuclease RRP40, giving the protein MTQPSAVVAIGGGLRLLAQPAPTPTADGSSQALTDVFLSEYCAPLQRSSHHLHTHVPRYTVPTPASRRYTPRAGDPVLAIIARKVSQHYYYCYIGGSALAYMDALAFDGATKVSRPRLVEGDVVYCYVKPREGSSYVDGVHRSVASEVFDTTGEVEVSCTAAEVGLPPKDWTSGEAVFGPLQGGRVLHLPLVYVRRLLTPMGSSPEKASAQQRKRDHTEGEGSDGDEVPASYLLQLLGRRVPFEVAVGLNGLVWVRGLSSEADATAAARRTVAVSSCISEAQYDVTRAEMEARVEVYFPS; this is encoded by the coding sequence ATGACGCAGCCCAGCGCCGTGGTGGCGATCGGAGGTGGTCTTCGGCTGCTTGCCCAgcccgcacccacacccaccgcTGATGGCTCATCGCAAGCGCTCACGGACGTCTTCCTTTCCGAGTACTGTGCCCCCCttcagcgcagcagccatcatctgcacacacacgttccCCGGTACACAGTGCCAACGCCGGCGAGTAGACGATACACCCCCCGCGCCGGCGATCCGGTGCTTGCCATTATTGCCCGCAAAGTGAGCCAGCACTATTACTACTGCTACATTGGCGGCTCCGCCCTGGCCTACATGGACGCCTTGGCGTTCGACGGCGCCACGAAGGTGAGCCGACCGCGGCTGGTGGAGGGCGATGTCGTGTACTGCTACGTGAAGCCTCGCGAGGGCTCGAGCTACGTCGACGGCGTGCATCGGTCGGTGGCTAGCGAAGTATTTGACACAACTGGCGAAGTGGAGGTGAGCtgcacagcggcagaggTCGGGCTGCCCCCCAAGGACTGGACATCCGGGGAAGCCGTCTTCGGCCCGTTGCAGGGCGGTCGCGTTCTGCACCTCCCGCTGGTGTATGTGCGTCGTCTGCTCACACCCATGGGCTCATCCCCAGAAAAGGCATCAGCTCAGCAGCGAAAGCGTGATCACACGGAAGGCGAGGGCAGTGATGGCGATGAAGTGCCCGCCTCGTacctccttcagctgctggGGCGCAGAGTGCCCTTCGAGGTGGCTGTCGGCCTCAACGGACTCGTGTGGGTGCGGGGGCTCTCTAGCGAGGCTGacgccacggctgctgcccgGCGCACTGTCGCTGTAAGCTCGTGCATCTCCGAGGCGCAGTACGACGTCACTCGCGCCGAGATGGAGGCCCGCGTCGAGGTTTACTTTCCCTCCTGA
- a CDS encoding surface antigen-like protein has protein sequence MRSRAILIAVLVVACVALSPAAAYTTNQCREVSRCDVDGTFVYAFSGECVCCPEMPTGDILPVQCVPSAAHCPSVPSCRACDTTAGMCDACMTGYVLEPTNICNECLASMCDVCQSSSEGKRCQLCSIGYYWVSGGECHPVSNSQASESNMQCRVAFCSTCASTTASTCAKCNDGYAKDSNGFCVSDCNVQQCDMCYTGNSTDCQLCSAGNTWSATGCSAGASGCRVGHCTSCVAGDNTNCATCEPGYTLTAGYCLPQQLCTDANCASCPSDAGTCTQCANGYGLVDGACVRCQEPNCFSCDSDANKCTQCAPNYYLTPLLTCSPVACNIEHCMQCDPQTPSRCQECVSPYVVDSYDGLCRLSDACSVPNCKKCETGTSRLCAECDTGYSLSADATSCSSPTTQPCEVEHCNTCVNGDSTRCAYCNTGYYVSDGKCKAMQGCYVSNCAQCMLLDSTKCSTCVKGYLLTSSYSCVSQKVINSAAAPYSLWVAAAVLLTSFAMHLA, from the coding sequence ATGCGCTCCCGTGCAATACTAATTGCTGTGCTCGTGGTGGCCTGCGTGGCACTGTCACCGGCTGCAGCCTACACCACCAACCAATGCCGCGAAGTGTCGCGGTGCGACGTTGACGGCACCTTCGTGTACGCCTTCTCTGGCGAGTGCGTATGCTGTCCGGAGATGCCGACCGGCGATATCCTTCCAGTGCAGTGCGTTCCCTCGGCCGCGCACTGCCCTAGCGTGCCCAGCTGCAGAGCGTGCGACACCACCGCAGGGATGTGTGACGCGTGTATGACCGGCTACGTACTCGAGCCTACCAACATCTGCAACGAGTGCTTGGCCTCGATGTGCGACGTCTGTCAGTCGAGCTCCGAAGGCAAGCGCTGTCAACTGTGCTCAATAGGCTATTACTGGGTAAGTGGCGGTGAGTGCCACCCCGTATCCAATAGCCAGGCCTCAGAGAGCAACATGCAATGCCGCGTCGCTTTCTGCAGCACGTGtgccagcaccaccgccagtACCTGCGCCAAGTGCAACGACGGCTATGCGAAGGATAGCAACGGGTTCTGTGTCAGCGACTGCAACGTCCAGCAGTGCGATATGTGCTACACGGGTAACTCCACCGACTGTCAGTTGTGCTCTGCAGGGAACACGTGGAGTGCGACAGGCTGCTCAGCTGGTGCAAGCGGTTGCCGTGTCGGCCATTGCACCAGCTGTGTGGCCGGCGACAATACCAACTGCGCCACATGCGAACCGGGATACACCCTCACCGCCGGCTACTGCTTGCCCCAGCAACTCTGCACCGACGCCAACTGCGCCAGCTGCCCCAGCGACGCTGGCACGTGCACTCAGTGCGCGAACGGCTACGGTCTCGTGGACGGCGCCTGTGTGAGATGCCAGGAGCCCAACTGCTTCagctgcgacagcgacgcgaaTAAGTGCACACAATGTGCGCCGAACTACTACCTCACCCCGCTCTTGACCTGCTCCCCGGTGGCCTGCAACATCGAGCACTGCATGCAGTGCGACCCAcagacgccgtcgcgctgccAGGAGTGCGTGTCCCCCTACGTGGTTGACAGCTACGACGGCCTCTGCAGGCTCTCCGATGCCTGCTCCGTGCCCAACTGCAAGAAGTGCGAGACCGGTACCTCCAGGCTCTGCGCCGAGTGCGACACCGGCTACAGTCTCTCCGCCGACGcgacgagctgcagcagtccaACCACGCAGCCGTGCGAGGTGGAGCACTGCAACACATGTGTGAACGGCGATAGCACCCGCTGTGCCTACTGCAACACCGGCTACTACGTCTCCGATGGCAAGTGCAAGGCCATGCAGGGCTGCTACGTGTCGAACTGCGCGCAGTGCATGCTGCTTGACAGCACCAAGTGCTCCACGTGCGTGAAAGGGTACCTGCTCACGTCGTCCTACAGTTGCGTCTCGCAGAAAGTCATCAACAGTGCGGCCGCGCCCTACTCTCTGTgggtggccgccgccgtgctccTCACCTCTTTTGCCATGCACCTAGCATAg
- a CDS encoding surface antigen-like protein: MRSSRGGSLAVVAVAVCLAVLAAIGTCVFDSQEIGGSSFTFVGWSSASKEESYQGCTLTGKAFRIQGAASSLSDDATLPGGILRFSSLLVSNGYIVVDKYFPRNTNITIKDASGTVAAGMPFIDANTAIYSDQLSIVVTDSTLSWAAARSGQSMVRAPFTIQLSSSLFVLGSTVTQASSVVEVVGPSSISQKSALAVDYAKCTGCAQGLVHFTDFVRVWDRSLLRVSHSSVKGATGKPLIGIAQSAGASLAVENSLFVVENVSSPTSNLIDAAVRMGTDAQITLRAVTVKSIGATMAGSVTAQLLTADDIAQQIPSISVVPDTRCAAACVPTATVDSSCKCACNADMPNMNFCTAMKDPYTNYAYLGCSAGCTTCFNETACLECRPSYEMLPDMTCSLTGLQCTDPNCKTCTTYGQCTDCNDGYGLTSSSVCVRCSVAGCKSCPVDANVCKVCLGGSEPINNMCPCTDPNCASCPSDAGTCTQCANGYGLVDGACVRCQEPNCFSCDSDANKCTQCAPNYYLTPLLTCSPVACNIEHCMQCDPQTPSRCQECVSPYVVDSYDGLCRLSDACSVPNCKKCETGTSRLCAECDTGYSLSADATSCSSPTTQPCEVEHCNTCVNGDSTRCAYCNTGYYVSDGKCKAMQGCYVSNCAQCMLLDSTKCSTCVKGYLLTSSYSCVSQKVINSAAAPYSLWVAAAVLLTSFAMHLA, translated from the coding sequence ATGCGCAGCTCTCGCGGCGGCTCTCTCGCGGTGGTCGCCGTGGCGGTTTGCCTGGCAGTGCTCGCCGCGATCGGCACGTGTGTTTTCGACTCGCAAGAGatcggcggcagctccttcACCTTCGTAGGCTGGTCGTCTGCCAGCAAGGAGGAATCCTACCAGGGCTGCACCCTGACCGGGAAGGCATTCAGAATTCAAGGCGCTGCAAGCTCTCTGTCGGACGACGCCACGCTGCCCGGTGGGATCCTGCGGTTCTCCAGCCTGCTTGTATCGAACGGCTACATCGTCGTGGATAAGTACTTTCCCCGGAACACCAACATCACCATCAAAGAtgccagcggcaccgtcgctgcgggGATGCCTTTCATCGACGCCAACACGGCGATATACTCTGATCAGCTCAGCATCGTGGTCACCGACTCCACTCTCAGTTGGGCTGCCGCACGGTCGGGTCAGAGCATGGTGCGTGCACCCTTCACTATTCAGCTCTCCAGCTCTCTCTTCGTGCTCGGCAGCACCGTGACGCAGGCCTCGTCAGTGGTAGAGGTGGTGGGCCCGAGCAGCATCTCCCAGAAGTCTGCATTGGCTGTGGACTACGCCAAGTGCACCGGCTGTGCTCAGGGTCTGGTGCACTTCACCGACTTTGTCAGAGTGTGGGACCGCAGCTTGCTTCGCGTCTCCCACTCCAGCGTCAAGGGCGCCACCGGCAAGCCGCTGATCGGCATAGCACAGAGCGCAGGGGCGAGCCTGGCGGTGGAAAACAGTCTGTTCGTTGTCGAGAACGTGTCATCGCCCACCAGTAACCTCATCGACGCGGCCGTCAGAATGGGCACCGATGCGCAGATCACCCTACGCGCTGTGACGGTGAAGAGCATTGGTGCAACGATGGCCGGCAGCGTCACTGCGCAGCTCTTGACGGCAGACGACATCGCCCAACAAATTCCCTCCATTTCCGTGGTGCCAGACacccgctgcgctgcggcctGCGTCCCCACGGCCACGGTCGACTCCAGCTGCAAGTGTGCCTGCAATGCCGACATGCCGAACATGAACTTCTGCACGGCCATGAAGGACCCCTACACAAACTATGCCTACCTCGGCTGCTCGGCGGGCTGCACAACGTGCTTCAACGAGACCGCCTGCCTCGAGTGCAGGCCGAGCTACGAGATGCTGCCCGACATGACATGCTCGCTGACCGGACTTCAGTGCACAGACCCGAACTGCAAGACCTGCACAACTTACGGTCAGTGCACAGACTGCAACGACGGCTACGgtctcacctcctccagcgtttgcgtgcgctgcagtgTAGCGGGCTGCAAGAGCTGCCCCGTCGACGCTAACGTCTGCAAAGTGTgtctcggcggcagcgagccgATCAACAATATGTGCCCCTGCACCGACCCCAACTGCGCCAGCTGCCCCAGCGACGCTGGCACGTGCACTCAGTGCGCGAACGGCTACGGTCTCGTGGACGGCGCCTGTGTGAGATGCCAGGAGCCCAACTGCTTCagctgcgacagcgacgcgaaTAAGTGCACACAATGTGCGCCGAACTACTACCTCACCCCGCTCTTGACCTGCTCCCCGGTGGCCTGCAACATCGAGCACTGCATGCAGTGCGACCCAcagacgccgtcgcgctgccAGGAGTGCGTGTCCCCCTACGTGGTTGACAGCTACGACGGCCTCTGCAGGCTCTCCGATGCCTGCTCCGTGCCCAACTGCAAGAAGTGCGAGACCGGTACCTCCAGGCTCTGCGCCGAGTGCGACACCGGCTACAGTCTCTCCGCCGACGcgacgagctgcagcagtccaACCACGCAGCCGTGCGAGGTGGAGCACTGCAACACATGTGTGAACGGCGATAGCACCCGCTGTGCCTACTGCAACACCGGCTACTACGTCTCCGATGGCAAGTGCAAGGCCATGCAGGGCTGCTACGTGTCGAACTGCGCGCAGTGCATGCTGCTTGACAGCACCAAGTGCTCCACGTGCGTGAAAGGGTACCTGCTCACGTCGTCCTACAGTTGCGTCTCGCAGAAAGTCATCAACAGTGCGGCCGCGCCCTACTCTCTGTgggtggccgccgccgtgctccTCACCTCTTTTGCCATGCACCTAGCATAg